CTCAAGAGATGGGTAAATTCTAGAACTTTGCTGAGCTTCTTGGCTTCTTCTCTTGTCGTCCTGCCACTTGATGTGCTTTTTTGATTAAATGCAGATAATCCTCATAATGTCAATGCTGGAAAAGGGGCAAATGATTCTACAGCAGAGACTAGTAGGGACTTTACAGTGCAGGGTCAAAGAAAAGATGTCAACACAATATTTCTGAAATTGAGGATTGCAGATTCTGCAGGTGCAAGCATTTCCTTGCATTTTAGCAATTCAATGGTTCCGTTTTACTACAAGTGAGTATTTTCATCTCTGACACACTTCCTCAAACTTGCACAGGTCACTTTCGGAATATCCACTTTCCGTTTGATATTGAGGTAGATACAGCAACTGCAGTTGCCAGTGAAATGGTCGAGGAACTAGACTTGACTGATCAGGATGTTTCGGCAATTGCTGCAATGATCAATCATGAAATTCGTTCTCATATACCAGATTGGACACCGGCAGAGCCTTCTGGGGATGACTTTAGTGAAGAAGTTCAAAACTCTGATGCCTGTGCCTCAGCAAATGTAGACGATACTTCTGCTTCAACGACTGAGCCATCTACTTCTGGTAATCTTTTGTTGGAAAGAACAAATTCTGGTCGGAAGTACTGGGCCGACTCATCGAAACCAGATGGAATCTCTCCTGCTCGATATAGCCCTTCTAACTTATCTCTTGCGGATTTAGCCTCTATTGAAAGTAGTTTGCTTGAAGAAAACATGCAATCTTCTGTCAGCGAAAGTGATGGAGAGAGGCCAAATGGCATTCCTAAACTCGAACAGCGTGAGCATGAATCTGCTTCTGGTGGTGAAAGGAGCGTAGATGGAGAAGACAATGCATCTACAGAACAATGCGATGGCACAGGTAGTGCAACCAAAGATCTGCCTGGTGGCAGTGAGTGTGCTAACTCGCTAGTTGCGGATGGTGTTGGATCTGAAGAGTTAAATATAATTGCTGATAAGCTCGAGCATCTGCTGATAAAGCAGCAGGAGGAACTACAGGAGCTAAGGAGGAAGCATGAAGCCGCCATTTCAGATCTTTTGGATGAACTTTCTCCTGAAACCCGTGAATTGGTTCTAAATCTCTGTAAGAAAAAAATTCCGTGGAGTAAAGAGTGAGGCACCCTGCCAACTCAAGGATACACATTACTTTTAAAATGGGAAACTTCGCTGTCTCGTGACTCTCGTATATGGATGGTCATGGTACGAGAGATTCCAGTTAAAGAATATTCCGCTAAAGAGACTCGGGAATGGAGATAGCCAGTTAAGGGTATACTGATTCAACCTTCGACGCCATGATTCCGTTAGCTGCTAGGAGGACCTGGTTTGATGGTGGAGATGCACGAGATAACACTCGTAATTTCAGTTCGCATGGCGATTGAATATAAAAGTCTGCGTTTGCTTGGAGATGAATACATGTTGGTTTTCATTCATTGTTTGTTTATTCTTGATCTGATCCATCCACTGATTTGTTGGCTTGTATACATGTACAGATGCAAAAAGGTTATTCTAAAGTGTCAAGTGTTGCTCCAATTTGGTTTCCTGTGGTGGTTCTTCTTTGTAAAAAACTGAGGTTTCTGACCAAGATGTCTCAGTTTGGTGCAGGCCGCTTCTTGCTCCTTTGAACTCAAATGTGCTCTCATTCTTCGGTTCCAAAGTCATGGGATGTGAATGTCAATTGCTCTTTCTAactccaagaaaagaaaaatttcttctACATTGTTGGATTAAATACCAACCCAtctatattttcttcatttcctctgttAAAAAACCATATTTTGTCGAGGATTAATATTGTGAAAGCCCTAAATTAATATACCAGTAACAAAATGttcaaattaatacacttataataaatttattcttcattaattttcattaaacttTACAATCAAATTATTAAGGTAGATGACATGTAACAGTTGACGGGTGGTGCTATTCTCGTTGTGAAGAACATGATAACTGGGGCGCGGTGCTATTCTTCTTGTGTCAGGAGCTAATGGACCTATGCCTTAGACAAAGGAACATATACTATTGGCTAAACAATTGGGTGTTTCCCAGTATGTTGGTTTTCCTTAACAAGCAAGACCAGGTTGATGATGGAGCTCTTACAGCTCATCAAATTGGAGGTCAGGGAGATACTTTCTTCATATGAATTCCTTGGAGATGATGTTCCCATGGTTTCTGGTTCGACCTTGTTGGCTTTAGAGGCTCTGATCGCTAATCCTAACATTAAACGCGGTGAGAACCAATGGGACGATACAATTTATGAACTTATGGACACTGGGGACAGTTATGTACCAATTCCACAAAGACAAACTGATCTTCCATTTGTACTTGCCGTTGAAGACGTGTTCTCAATCATGGATCACGGTACCGTTGCCACAGACCATGTTGAGAGGGGCACAATTAGGATAGGAGAGATGGTCGATATTGTTGGCTTGAGGGAAACTAGGAACACTACTGTTACGGGGTTGAAATGTTCCAGAAAACTCTTAATGAGGCAATGGCAGGGGATAATGTGGGTTTTTTGCTTAGATGTATTCAGAAGGTCGATATTCAGAGAGGGATGGCGTTGGCAAAGCCTGGAACAATACACCCCATACTAAGTTTGTTGCCATTGTGTATgtgttgaagaaggaagaaggtgGTATGCATTCACCGTTTTTCACTAGGTATAGGCCCCAATTGTATATGAGAACAACTGATGTCACAGGAAGGGTGGGTTCAATGATGAATGATGGAGATGAGGAGTCTAAGATGGTTATGCCAGGTGACCGTGTTAAGATGGTGGTTGAACTCATTATGCCTTTGGCTTGTGATCAGGGAATGAGGTTTGCTATCAGAGATGGTGGGAAGACTGTTGGAGCCGGTGTTATTCAGTCCATTATTGAGTAACAATGGCACTGGAAGCATCTGGTTTGGATTCGAAGTGCTCTTAATTTTATGAGTTGTGATGAAGTCGTATCTTGCCAACTCCTCCCAATCAGTTTGCTCTCTTTCACAGATATGGCGACCATTGGTgtaactgtttttttttcccatatttttttttcgtcATTGATTTGCTTTGTGATGATATATAGCGTAGTTGGACTATACTCTTCTCTAATTAAGACGTAACCtttcatcatctttttcttaatttatttattactcaAACAACGTCGGCTGCTTATTATTGGAATGGGGTTTAACGTCTGTTGAAGGTGGCAATTAGCTGTTTGAGAACTCATTAAACTGAAAGACAAAATGACACACGAACTTGCTTTATAAACAGAAACGGATGCTCGTGCTTTTGCTAACTTTGGATCGAGAAGTTAGTGTATGTAAAACTTGACCACGTCAACTCTCTGATAATGCTGGGTACCGGcactatttcaaaaattgaagatctaTGAGGTAACAAAATTGTCTTCAATTGCTTTGCTCATTCTTTCCACTACTTTGGCTGAAATACTGAGCAAGAAACATCTTCTGTGAAAAGGTGGGtttcaaatccccacctcccGCGTGTCATTGGGGGTGTGTGACCGCTAGGCCACAATCCTTGTGGCAACCAAGGAAATAAAGTTGGAACCGTGCATAATAACAGATAACAGAAAGCCTATTTCTGTAGAGGAATGGCCAACCTTATCATGCtgatcaaattattttttttagctGCCAGGAGGAGTTGTGATCAATGGTATCTTAATATGTGGATTTTGGATGTTTAGATGTCTGTAACTTATAGAAGAGTGTTAATCATTACAACAAGCCCGTCAATGCTGATTAACTGCAAGTTATAAATTGATTCATAGTGCAATCATCATTCTCCTAGTAACAATGACAGACCATGCAGATCCATTGTACCGATTGTTAAGCTTATCTTCAGAGCTATATAGCTATTTGTATCTTCCCTGTGgcgttattttcattattatccTATGTGTCTGTTTCTTAGAATATTCTTCTCTCTACTCTTTCCCCATGGTTGATGgttatttatgaaaattcttTGCATGGAGGAGGGTTAAATTCATGCCATCAGGGGGTTATTGTGGGGttaaaaaatggatgaaatcTGGGGCCCTTACTACAAAAGTTTGTAATCACATGTAAATTACAAATTCTAGACATATTACATATACTAATCACATGAATAATTCATTAACCACATTAATTCTTCGCAGACAATCTTCCCTTAGTTTCGGGTTTGGTCTTTTGGCTTTAGAGGCTCTGATGGCTAAACTCACATCAAATGAGGCAAGAATCAATGCAAGAATCTTTCATTTTACTTGCTATTGAAGACGTGTTCTCAATTACTAGTCGTGGCAACATTGCCACAGGCTGTCATAAGAGGTGCTTAGTTAGGGTCAGAGAGATCATGAATGTTGTTGGCTTgaagaaaaacagaaacgctATTATTACTGGTGTTGAAATGTTCCAAACATTCTCGATAAGGCAATGCTAGGGATATTGTGGGTCTTTTGTTTCGAGGTATTCGTTAGGTTGACATTTTAGAGGGGTGGTTTCTGAAAGCCCAGAACAATTACACCCATAACTTAATTGTCTGCTACTATGTAtgtgttgaagaagaaagaaggtaGCAGGCATTCGCCTTTTTTCACAGGTACAGGCCCTAATCCTACATAAGAGCTACTGATGCCAAGGGAAGTGTGACGTCAatcatgatgatgaggatgaagagTCTAGGATGGTTATGCCTCGTGACTGTGCTAAGACGGTACCTGAGCTCATTATGCCTGTGGTTTGTGAGCAAGAAATGAGGTTTGCTATCAAAGAAGGTGGGAACACCGTTGCAGCCGGTGTTATTCAGTCCATCAATGAATGAGTGACAGAGACATTTAATTCAAACTACTCTTCATATTTTGAGAAGCGATGGAAATTGTCTCTTGTCAACTCCATCCCCACCATTCACTCCTTTTCACAGCTATGGTGACATGTgatgtatctctctctctctctctctctctctctctctagcattGCATTTGCCATTCTCCATGTAAACAGAGCTTAAGTAGTCATTGATTGATTATCACTAGGAGATTTTTGAATGcatctctcttttgttttcctgGTTCTTTATGCATTATTCTATTGATTTATTGTCTCTTTGAACTATGCTCCTCATAATTCAGATGGAGTTGTTTACTATCTTTCTCTTAATATCTGTTGTCAAGTTAGGCGTTGCTTTGGAATTTCTGGGGTTCTTAGGATTTATGCCATTTCGATTCTCATATTTTATATGGCCTTGCACTTGCCATTCTTTTTTTGATAGAGCTGAAGTACTTCATTGTCACTATGAAAATATTAGTGCTTctcattcctttcttttcttttatttctagtCCTTTATGCATTATTCATACTAATCACATATGGTGAAAACTGTTATATTGCAATAAGGTTCTTAAGTGATTTGTATTTCTCTTAGATAGGACTTATGCAGTTGATCTTCACTTGCATTTCATTGTACAATCAACATTCTCCAATGAATAATTGTAAAACCAGGCCCATTCCTATTAAACTTATTGTCAATTCCCATAGTGTTATTTTTGTAACCGTTTGGTGTTGTTGACATATGGTTGTAAATCATGGTACACAAGACATTCACTAAAAACAGAAGAAATCTTCTTATTATGCTTTGGGGTTGAGATGACTGGATAATCCATATATTAGATGGATAGCCTGATGAGATTAGCTAGATAGGATAGTCATTATCTCTGTAAGTTTGTCCATTGTTTGCTTTAGGTATGTCTTGCCCATTTAGAATATATCATAGGATATTAAGAGTTGCAAACCAGTTAAAATTGTTTGGACCAAAAGAAATCCAATTAAACTTGCTTACACTAAATGAAGTGGAAATTGTCAGTTCCTATAGTGTTATCTTCATAACTGTCAGGTGTTGTTGACACATGATTGTAAAATCATGGTACATAAGACTATCactgaaaacaaaaagaatcttCTTATTGTGCTTTGGGGTTAAGATGTCAGGTTAATCCATATTTTAGATGGATAGGATGATGTAGATTAACTAGATAGGATAGTCAATATCTCTGTAAGTTTGTCTATTATTTACTTCAGGTATGTCTTTTCCAATTAGCCTAATGTAGGATATTGAGAGTTGCAAACCAGTTAAAATTGTTTGGGCCAAAAGAAATCCAATTGAACTTATTTACATTATGTGAAATGAAGTAGAAAGTACTGAATCAAGAATCTTTATGCAATTAGCTAGGAATATGGTAATTAGCTAACTAGTAATGCTGAAGTTTGGTTTTTACTTGTTTGCAGCACCTTTTTAGTATCAAGATGGCTATGACTTCATTCGATGGGCGGTTGGAGTCATGAAGATTTTGAACTCTATGTGGAGGACGGATTGATTTTGATGTCAAATCTTCATAGGAGCTTTATATATGATGcaaatttgttttgtttgtgttttggAGGCCAAGAATACTTATGGACCTGTGTAATTTAACTTGTTATCAATAGGATAAGGTCTTGGCAATGCACGATAGATAGGATGTATGTAGTTTTTGTGTACTTAAGAGTATATGCAATTTATCTAGTGGTACCAAGTCACGTTTGGagcattttgatattttttttatccaattaggCATTGGTATGGTTGGCTCTCAATGGATGGCAAGTAGAGTGAaagtttaggcattttgatAGAGCTTTGGATCCTTTACAGGCGTCATGATATTTGGCGCTTGATGAATGGTAAGAGAAGCAACTTTTTTCGACCCATACAATTAGTAGAAATTGATAAATGAGCTGACTTGCTTTAGCTTCAGCCTAGGCCCATCGGCCTCTATTAGGAAATTAGGCCCGATTGGAGCCTTCTAGTTCAACTGTTTTGGCCCTTCCAAGCTCCACTATTGGGCTTGCCGGGTGTACCATTAATGGTCAACCTTTAAAGAGCTTATGTATTAAGCCTTACTTGGGTCAAGGAAGACCTATAGCTTAACTAGGCCCATTTATTCGGCCCAAGACCACGTAAGCTACAAAAAATTTGCTTAAAAATGCCCAATTCTATTATTTAGACCCATGAGTTTGGCCAAATAAAGGATGGGCAAAGACTAATATTATGGTAATTGGGCCATATTCTCAGTTGAAGATTAGGCCCATGCACCACTAAAGACCTCTCAACCCATGGCCAATTAAGCATAAAAGTTGACTTCTTAGGACAGGATCCATAGGCCCTAAGAAGACTTggaacaaatttaatggaccaATGCCCATATTTTAATGGGCACATGGCCCGCTAAAGCCCATTAAGTTGGGCCATGTCGTGGGTCGAGCATCACTAGTTGGTTTATGGGCCGCTACGACTTAAAATTGGGTCTACTGGGTCTCAACCCATTTTTGGCCCTCAGCCCATGGGTCCATTAAAGCCTAAAACTAGATTTCTTGGGCCAAGGTTCATGGGCCATATAAAGCCTATACGGCAAAGCCAAGGTTCCTAGGTTGAGGCCCATTAAATTAGTTGAAGCCCATAGAGACTCAATCTAGAGAGATAGCATAGCCCAAAACTTGGTTTCTTGGGCCTCAACATATTGTTAGGCTCAGTCTTATAACGGCCTAGTAAGGCCCAAAAGCATTTCTAGGACGgagcccatttttttttttgtgatcaatATACATTGTTAACATTTGGTTTGATGGGGTGAGGTCCATTTTTATTAGGCAGAATTTAGGCATTAGGATCGTAAAGCACAATTCTTGGTTTGATGGACGAAAATAAGAAAACTTAATACTAGGATTTCCAAGGCTGAGGCTCATTATTTAGGCCTATGCTCTAGACCCAATCGGGATCAATAGGCTAAGATATGCATTAGGCCCACCCAAGGCTCATGTTCCCATGCACTACATTCTCATACTAAGTTTTGCtttcattgacaatttttattactttcatTTATTGTAAGCCTTGGTGGCTCCATTTTATTGAATTCTGTCTCCTCTACTAGATTAGCTGGCTACATTTATTGTTACATTTATtgtaatatttattgaattctctctctctctctctttctctatatatatatatatatatcatttttgtaacaaaacacgcttcttctccttcctacTTCCGCCTCTCTCTTCCTTAAGCGTTCCCGTCCCCACCTCTGTCTCGAACCTATCCCTCTCACTCACCTCAAGCGGTCCCCTCATCGCCTCTATCCTCATTGCCGCCGCCAACTTTCCAATCTCGGCTCCAAAACCACCAACTATCGACTGACCTCTTGAACTCTTCTTTGCCTTCTACTCCTTATTCGATTTTGATTTTGGGGTCGAGTACAATGGCAAGAATTTTGAAGAGGTTTGTGAGGTTGGATATACTATGGGCGGCGCTGAGTTTTGGGGTTTTGGCAACACTCGTGACAACCGTGAAGTATATTGTGataaaggagagagagacataTGGGTACCATGAAACCTCTCTTTctcattgttgacacctaatttttctttccaaataaattaaaaaaaaaataaaaaggggtgAGAAAGGCCGAGTTAGGCCAAATCTGGCCTTGGCCCGACCCACCTCTTTCCTACCCTTCCCCCATGCGCAGCCCAGGTCTTTTCCCTCGTGCGACCCAACCCCTTCTCCCTTTTTGGCTCGGCCCGTGCTCAAATTTGCTTCCCCTCCAGTTGTCTTTTGCGTGGGGAAGCAACAAAGTAGAAAGCACCCACCCAAGATAGAAAGGAGCGACGATAGGGGACAACAGGATCTGGCATGGTAGGGAAAGCTGGTTGGggagccgtgagggaaaagaaggCACAGgcagaacaaaagaagaaaaagggaagaaaaaacagGAGAAACGGGGAGTGCCCAAccgggggagaagagagagggaaagaaggaACTAAGGGCAAAGAGCAGGGAGGAGTGGCGAGAACCTATTGCTACTACCGTCTCCGAGCCGCCATTCCCACCGTAACTCAAGTTGGTATTTCATCGAACACCCGGTGTGCAGTTCTTGAAATCGAGCTGGCCGGAGCTTGTTTCGTCCGTTTTGGGCGAGCTCCGGCCTCCGTAGGTCCCCCTTAGGTCCCCGTTTGGTTGTTGGTCACTTGCTAGTCCCCGCCACTGCCGCCTCAAGTCCCATTTAGGTCGGAGGCCTCCCGGTCCGCTTGTGCCCACCTCCTGTTCGCCAAAATGCCCATGTGGGTTCTCCCTCCTTGAAGCTCCTCCATGTAGAGCCCTAGGACTCCTAGTTGCTAGGAGGGATGCCACCGCGGCCAGGAGAGCCGGGTTGTTCCCCCCACTTGGCCAAGGCGGCGCCGTTGCCGACATGTGCCATCCTGGCACCTCTGGTCGCAACTAAGTAGTCGAGACCAAGGGGTGCAGGCTGAGTGGGCAAGATCATAGATTTGGCCCACTCGGCTCTTGTTTCCACTTGGGCCCATTGCTTGGGCCCAAGTTGGGCTTAGCCCAACTAAGCCGGACCCAAGTGGGCTGGGCCTGACCCTCCTTGACCGGACTCGATCTATACTAACCGCGCCGAACCTAAGTCAAgtcggacccaacccgacccactggcgaatataaaaatataaaaatattttatttttccgaaaaaaagttaaaattttttcgaaaatctaaaaaatgcaaGGTTAGGTTAGGAATTGTCATGTCttgtctttttagtgtaattaggaaTTCATTTACccgtatattgattatatcacgtgtttaatttgtatatttaattatgtttaattgcacgtgctcaattttactACAATTAGGACCTCggtagttatgattattactttgaTGATTACGTACCCGCATGCTCACCTCACATGtcagtggataggtataaaatcaatcgaAATTGCCTACCAAAAATCATGTTTTTAAAAAGAACATGATTAGGTATCGAAAtagcactaattggtcaatttgttATTCAAGTCGAAATATTTGTCCCTAGATTCTTTGAATGCTATGAGGAAGAGAGGTGAGCAATTATTGTCTATGATAAGAAGAATAGACTAATTGGTGACTCGATTAGaacaaaattcttaaaaatacccCAACATCACACCGAGGTATAGGCTTGGAGTGGTCAAATTCTGCatctaatcatgggccttaggcatGCCATCATTTAGCAATACCACTAAACCTATTTCACTCCCCAGAAGAGGAAGAATCACGACACGGCTATTCATGGAAGAGCTTTTATTTTAGAattaacgttttttttttttttttttctatttatacgGAAGCTTGGTGATAATGGCTACTTTGCCTTCTAAGTCCAACTGAAGTCAGAGAGCTTATTGAGAGGTTGGAGGGGAGAGTTCTTCGTTGGCTATCATGGTTCCTGTGAAGTAGG
The nucleotide sequence above comes from Eucalyptus grandis isolate ANBG69807.140 chromosome 2, ASM1654582v1, whole genome shotgun sequence. Encoded proteins:
- the LOC104417667 gene encoding probable serine/threonine-protein kinase WNK3; amino-acid sequence: MPQDVSSDQEPDDPDVEYVEIDPTGRYVRYKEVLGKGAFKKVYRAFDELEGIEVAWNQIKVTDLLRNSEDLERLYSEVHLLKTLKHKNIIKFYSSWVDTKKENINFITEIFTSGTLRQYRKKHKHVDLRALKKWSRQILEGLLYLHSHDPPVIHRDLKCDNIFINGNQGEVKIGDLGFAAILRHAQSAHSVIGTPEFMAPELYEEEYNELVDIYAFGMCLLELVTFEYPYVECSNAAQIYKKVTSGIKPASLEKVKDDRVREFIEKCIANVSERLSAKELLMDPFLHSEEESDSVSRLLPSLRPQEMDNPHNVNAGKGANDSTAETSRDFTVQGQRKDVNTIFLKLRIADSAGHFRNIHFPFDIEVDTATAVASEMVEELDLTDQDVSAIAAMINHEIRSHIPDWTPAEPSGDDFSEEVQNSDACASANVDDTSASTTEPSTSGNLLLERTNSGRKYWADSSKPDGISPARYSPSNLSLADLASIESSLLEENMQSSVSESDGERPNGIPKLEQREHESASGGERSVDGEDNASTEQCDGTGSATKDLPGGSECANSLVADGVGSEELNIIADKLEHLLIKQQEELQELRRKHEAAISDLLDELSPETRELVLNLCKKKIPWSKE